Sequence from the Corallococcus sp. EGB genome:
CTGCGCTATGGCGACATGTACCGGGGCCCGCACCACCGCCCCTTCGACGCCTTCAACGCGCGCGTCCAGTTCACCTCCCGGGAGGACAGCCTCGTCACCAACGCGCGGCTGCAGGGGCTGCTCGCGAAGTCCACGCTCTGGAGCACCGGGCACGACGAGCTGCGCCTGGGCCTGCTCCAGCAGCTCAGCTACACGGACACGCTCGCGTATGAAGTGGGCGGCCAGTTCCTGAACGTGGGCCTGCTGCACGAGCACCGGTTCGCCAACCGCTCCCGGCTGAGGACCGCGCTGCTCGCGGACGGCAGCCTCCTCACGGGCGTCACCTCCGAGCACACCGACAGCGAAGGCAACGAGGGCCGCGACTACGACTATGGCCCCGGCGTGGGCTTCCAACTCCAGATGGCGTACCTGCGCGAGGACTGGGAGGTCATCACGCTGGAGGCGGACGCCGAACACGTGCTGGTGGTGGACGGCTCGGGCGGCGCACACCGGGTGCACCAGGCCCAGCTGCAGGTGGACCTCCCTGTCTACAAGCACCTGGGGATGGGCTCTCAGCTGAACTTCTTCCGGCGCCACAGCCGCTTCGATGCCTTCCCGGCCGTGACGAAGGACACCTGGCAGCTGCGCATCTTCGTCTCCCTGCACTGAAGGCAGGGACGCTTCAGCCCACCGCCTCCGAGGGCGCGGAGGGCAGCGAGTACGTCACCGGCGGAGGCAGCATCACGCGCACCTCGTCTCCCGCGCGGATGAGGCCCGGGCGCTCCACCCAGCCCACCAGCCCGCGCTTCTGCCACGCGGCCTTCACGAAGCGGCCCGCCAGCCCCTTCAGGTCCGGGTGGTGCGCTTCAATCACGCGGCCGGGCCCCACGCAGGGCTGGTTCTCCCCTTCCATCACCAGCGTGGCCTCCTCCGGGAAGAACAGCCGCGTCCCCGGGGGCAGGTGCGTGAGCCGGGGCACGCCCACGAGCTCCAGGTTCGCGCCCAGCCACGACGCCAGCACGTGCGGCACGCCCAGCGTGCGCGCCACCTCCGCCAGCTCCTCGCGCGACACGAGGGAGAGCTGCCGCGTGTTGCGGATGAGGGTGCCCTTGGGGAACCACGGCGCGCGCACGTCCGCCTTGCGCGTGAGGCCCGCGTGGCGGTCTCCGACGA
This genomic interval carries:
- a CDS encoding MOSC domain-containing protein; this encodes MPTPAPSLTGHLANVLLCTDAEPKRFVTREVPELRVTFEGIVGDRHAGLTRKADVRAPWFPKGTLIRNTRQLSLVSREELAEVARTLGVPHVLASWLGANLELVGVPRLTHLPPGTRLFFPEEATLVMEGENQPCVGPGRVIEAHHPDLKGLAGRFVKAAWQKRGLVGWVERPGLIRAGDEVRVMLPPPVTYSLPSAPSEAVG